The proteins below come from a single bacterium genomic window:
- a CDS encoding flippase, which translates to MAGSLFDRVLKGGGLRAQLARGAGASFTFRIGAVLIGFALHLVLARTLSLEAYGTYTYAFSWATVLSFIARLGYTNSIVRFTADYVRREAFGRLRGLLRQARTRVLLTSVVFALVAGTVASRTGDGADEAFFLSLLLIPLLSLASLQDGVLRGLKRPGLAIAVDGVIRPGTTIVLLLGAAALGVAGSTEGAMLAMVCGAVTALALSRVWERRFLPTRARTEAPDFAGSREWTSVSLALLMMGSMSLIHNRADIIMLGWLQGPEEVALYAAASRFAVILLLPLQAVAAIAAPMIAESYGSDDPPALERIAGTSGLLITALTLPAAIAFILLGEYALAIFGPEFRQGHSALVWLVVGQTVSALCGCVAALMTMTSQQNLAALFNGGTAALNLVLNWFLIPRYGSMGAAIATGTSLGIQHLLMLSFVVRRMHVDPTAVTAGWRWIRRRSG; encoded by the coding sequence ATGGCCGGCTCTTTGTTCGATCGAGTCCTGAAGGGAGGCGGTCTCCGGGCACAGCTCGCGCGCGGCGCGGGCGCCTCGTTCACGTTCCGGATCGGCGCGGTCCTGATCGGATTCGCCCTGCACCTCGTGCTCGCGAGAACGCTCAGCCTGGAGGCGTACGGGACCTACACCTACGCCTTCTCGTGGGCCACGGTCCTCTCGTTCATCGCTCGACTCGGATACACGAACTCGATCGTCCGATTCACGGCGGACTACGTACGCCGCGAGGCCTTCGGCCGACTTCGAGGCCTGCTTCGCCAGGCCCGGACGCGCGTCCTCCTGACGTCGGTGGTCTTCGCCTTGGTGGCCGGTACGGTCGCCTCGCGAACCGGGGACGGTGCAGACGAGGCCTTCTTCCTCTCGCTCCTGCTGATCCCCCTGCTCTCCCTCGCCTCGCTCCAGGACGGAGTACTCCGGGGCCTCAAGCGTCCAGGGCTCGCGATCGCCGTCGACGGCGTGATCAGACCCGGCACGACGATCGTCCTCCTGCTCGGAGCGGCCGCCCTCGGCGTCGCCGGATCGACCGAGGGGGCGATGCTGGCGATGGTCTGCGGTGCCGTCACGGCGCTCGCCCTGTCACGCGTGTGGGAGCGGCGATTCCTCCCGACGCGCGCACGAACCGAGGCCCCCGACTTCGCCGGATCCCGGGAATGGACCTCGGTCTCGCTCGCACTCTTGATGATGGGCAGCATGAGCCTGATCCACAATCGAGCGGACATCATCATGCTCGGGTGGCTGCAGGGGCCGGAGGAAGTCGCGCTCTACGCGGCCGCGAGCCGCTTCGCCGTCATCCTGCTCCTCCCGCTCCAGGCCGTCGCCGCGATCGCTGCGCCCATGATCGCCGAGTCGTACGGCAGCGATGATCCGCCCGCGCTCGAGCGGATCGCCGGCACCTCCGGCCTGCTGATCACGGCACTCACGCTGCCCGCCGCGATCGCATTCATCCTCCTCGGCGAGTACGCCCTCGCGATCTTCGGTCCCGAGTTCCGGCAAGGCCATTCGGCCCTCGTCTGGCTGGTCGTCGGACAGACCGTCAGCGCGCTCTGCGGATGCGTCGCGGCCCTCATGACCATGACGAGCCAGCAGAACCTGGCCGCTCTCTTCAACGGCGGGACCGCGGCCCTCAACCTGGTCCTCAACTGGTTCCTGATCCCGCGCTACGGATCGATGGGCGCGGCGATCGCGACGGGGACCTCGCTCGGCATCCAGCATCTCCTGATGCTGTCGTTCGTCGTCCGCCGGATGCACGTCGATCCGACGGCGGTCACTGCGGGTTGGAGGTGGATTCGCAGGCGTTCGGGGTGA
- a CDS encoding inorganic diphosphatase, which translates to MRLGHSLLFLAAALLCACQLPAGTDRPSFVDGYPAFPDADPTLALFHFVVEIPAGTNDKWEVDKQTGGLHWEEKDGRPRVVQYLAYPGNYGMIPSTTLPEAIGGDGDPLDVLLLGPALERGSVVVARPIGVLRLLDGGERDDKILAVREDGPLSDVRDLATLDAKYAGARTIVETWFTNYKGPGKMVSDGFGDAEEALAVIREASRHFLERSRRLLERSPRPLER; encoded by the coding sequence GTGCGGCTCGGGCATTCCCTGCTCTTTCTGGCGGCTGCGCTCCTCTGCGCCTGTCAGCTCCCGGCTGGCACAGACCGCCCGAGCTTCGTCGACGGTTATCCCGCCTTCCCGGACGCCGATCCGACCTTGGCGCTCTTCCATTTCGTCGTCGAGATTCCCGCCGGCACGAACGACAAGTGGGAGGTCGACAAGCAGACCGGCGGCCTGCATTGGGAAGAGAAGGATGGGCGCCCCCGCGTCGTCCAGTACCTCGCCTATCCCGGCAACTACGGGATGATCCCGAGCACGACCCTGCCGGAGGCGATCGGAGGCGATGGCGATCCGCTCGACGTGCTCCTCCTCGGGCCGGCCCTCGAACGCGGAAGCGTGGTCGTCGCGCGCCCGATCGGCGTTCTCCGCCTCCTCGACGGCGGAGAACGGGACGACAAGATCCTCGCGGTTCGGGAGGACGGCCCGCTCTCGGACGTGCGGGACCTCGCGACGCTCGACGCGAAGTACGCGGGCGCGCGAACCATCGTCGAGACCTGGTTCACGAACTACAAGGGTCCGGGCAAGATGGTTTCCGACGGATTCGGAGATGCGGAAGAAGCGCTGGCCGTCATTCGTGAAGCGAGCCGCCATTTCCTTGAGCGCTCGCGGCGCCTCCTGGAGCGCTCGCCGCGCCCCCTGGAGCGGTAG
- a CDS encoding VOC family protein — protein MTEPLVKVKRLAYVRVAAPDRPEAEAFLLDFGLQIAARTDRATYLRGTDAESHCYVLTEGPSDVLAIAFEVDSEADLESIARVNGASAIEKLDEPAGGHVVRLTDPNGQRIEIVHGQATLEPIPAAPAHEYNMNGERRRQGPLPGIRPGASHVRRIGHLVLESPDPAGLHDWYEAHFGLRKSDEVHLPDGSTQMRFAHVDRGEEYVDHHAVGFQYALDEGVRVQHIAFEVGNFDDLMAGHQHLKAERRKPIWGVGRHRYGGQIYDYWANPWGVIHEHWTDTDLVNTSSVATDSEFEHLEEYWGPPPRPAFVVARWNGKAVRNLASLLFARFRAARKAAP, from the coding sequence GTGACCGAACCGCTCGTCAAGGTGAAGCGACTCGCCTACGTCCGCGTGGCCGCGCCGGACCGGCCCGAGGCCGAGGCGTTCCTGCTCGATTTCGGGCTTCAGATCGCCGCTCGAACCGATCGCGCGACCTACCTTCGCGGAACCGACGCGGAGAGCCACTGTTATGTCCTGACCGAAGGCCCCTCGGACGTCCTCGCGATCGCGTTCGAAGTCGACAGCGAGGCGGACCTCGAGTCGATCGCCCGCGTGAACGGCGCCTCGGCGATCGAGAAGCTGGACGAGCCCGCCGGCGGCCACGTCGTCCGCCTGACGGACCCGAACGGCCAGCGGATCGAGATCGTGCACGGCCAGGCCACCCTCGAGCCGATCCCGGCGGCGCCGGCGCACGAGTACAACATGAACGGCGAACGCCGACGTCAGGGCCCCCTCCCCGGCATTCGCCCCGGCGCCTCCCACGTCCGCCGGATCGGCCACCTCGTCCTCGAGAGCCCCGATCCTGCCGGACTCCACGACTGGTACGAGGCGCACTTCGGCCTCCGAAAGTCGGACGAAGTCCACCTGCCCGACGGCAGCACCCAGATGCGCTTCGCCCACGTCGACCGGGGCGAAGAGTACGTGGACCACCACGCCGTCGGATTCCAGTACGCCCTCGACGAAGGCGTGCGCGTGCAGCACATCGCCTTCGAGGTCGGCAACTTCGACGACCTCATGGCGGGGCACCAGCACCTGAAGGCCGAGCGGCGCAAGCCCATCTGGGGCGTCGGCCGCCATCGCTACGGCGGACAGATCTACGACTACTGGGCGAATCCGTGGGGCGTGATCCACGAGCACTGGACCGATACCGACCTCGTCAACACCAGCAGTGTCGCGACGGACAGCGAGTTCGAGCACCTCGAGGAGTACTGGGGGCCGCCACCGCGACCGGCCTTCGTCGTGGCGCGGTGGAACGGAAAGGCCGTTCGCAATCTCGCGAGCCTGCTCTTCGCCCGCTTCCGAGCCGCCCGCAAGGCCGCCCCCTGA
- a CDS encoding FAD-dependent monooxygenase, giving the protein MPEATLDVPFLIVGAGPVGMIGALLLAKRGQPSLVLERRDGPQTAPAAHVVNARTFEICRQAGLDMAAIDAACKKPEDAGHVRFVTRLAGELIGSLPFERQGDECLRFTPTPLRNLSQHRFEPVLADEVGKRPEIDLRYGWQWESSLQDADGVTSVVRNLSTDETVEVRSRYVIGADGAGSRVRQALGIEMQGPQRIQSFLMIHVGADLRERVRDRPGVLHFVMDPEAGGAFIAHDIDREWVYMHDFDPDSESEADYDDARCKALVHRAIGGDVPLELLHKGTWHMSSQVADGMRRDRIFLAGDAAHRFPPTGGLGLNSGFQDAHNLVWKLCSVEEGRASADLLDTYAEERLAVARENTNQSLKNALKMVLIPQALGTDTEPTTARMASSLSDPQKRDRVVAACEAQAEHFDMLGLQLGYVYETGALVPEGSPPPLESPREYVPTAHPGARLPHGWLDVDGARRSTLDLVDYGTMTLVSFDAHERWADAIADAGRPGIVHVRIGVDAQPEDAAWAATCGMERGGALLVRPDQHVGWRASSLPDRPADDLRSAVDQILGGVS; this is encoded by the coding sequence ATGCCCGAAGCCACCCTGGACGTTCCCTTCCTGATCGTCGGTGCCGGCCCGGTTGGCATGATCGGCGCCCTCCTGCTCGCGAAGCGAGGCCAACCGAGCCTCGTCCTCGAACGCCGCGACGGTCCCCAGACCGCGCCCGCCGCCCACGTCGTGAACGCGCGCACTTTCGAGATTTGTCGCCAGGCCGGACTCGACATGGCCGCGATCGACGCGGCCTGCAAGAAGCCCGAGGACGCCGGCCACGTCCGCTTCGTGACCCGGCTGGCCGGAGAGCTGATCGGCTCGCTGCCTTTCGAGAGACAGGGCGACGAATGCCTCCGCTTCACGCCGACGCCCCTTCGCAATCTCTCGCAGCACCGATTCGAGCCGGTCCTCGCGGACGAGGTGGGGAAGCGACCGGAGATCGATCTCCGCTACGGCTGGCAGTGGGAGAGCAGCCTCCAGGACGCGGACGGCGTGACGTCCGTCGTGCGCAACCTCTCCACCGACGAGACCGTCGAGGTCCGGAGCCGCTACGTGATCGGCGCGGACGGCGCCGGGAGCCGCGTCCGCCAGGCCCTGGGAATCGAGATGCAGGGGCCGCAGCGCATCCAGAGCTTCCTGATGATCCACGTAGGGGCCGACCTCCGCGAACGGGTCCGCGATCGTCCGGGCGTCCTGCACTTCGTGATGGATCCCGAAGCCGGCGGGGCCTTCATCGCCCACGACATCGATCGCGAGTGGGTCTACATGCACGATTTCGACCCGGACAGCGAGAGCGAAGCGGACTACGACGACGCGCGCTGCAAGGCCCTGGTCCATCGTGCGATCGGCGGGGACGTGCCCCTCGAGCTCCTTCACAAGGGCACGTGGCACATGAGCTCCCAGGTCGCCGACGGGATGCGACGCGATCGCATCTTCCTGGCGGGGGATGCCGCCCATCGCTTCCCGCCGACCGGCGGCCTCGGCCTGAACAGCGGCTTCCAGGACGCCCACAACCTCGTCTGGAAGCTCTGTAGCGTCGAGGAGGGACGCGCCTCGGCGGACCTCCTCGACACCTACGCCGAGGAACGCCTGGCGGTCGCGCGGGAGAACACGAACCAGAGCCTCAAGAACGCGCTCAAGATGGTCCTGATTCCGCAGGCGCTCGGGACCGACACGGAACCCACCACGGCTCGCATGGCGTCGAGCCTCTCCGACCCGCAGAAGCGAGACCGGGTCGTGGCGGCCTGCGAGGCCCAGGCCGAGCACTTCGACATGCTGGGGCTCCAGCTCGGCTACGTCTACGAGACCGGCGCGCTCGTGCCCGAAGGCAGCCCCCCGCCCCTCGAGTCGCCGCGCGAATACGTCCCCACGGCGCACCCGGGCGCGCGGCTGCCCCACGGCTGGCTCGACGTCGACGGAGCGCGGCGCTCGACCCTCGACCTCGTCGACTACGGGACGATGACGCTCGTCAGCTTCGATGCGCACGAGCGCTGGGCGGACGCGATCGCGGACGCCGGTCGCCCCGGAATCGTCCACGTCAGGATCGGCGTCGATGCCCAGCCGGAAGACGCCGCCTGGGCCGCGACCTGCGGAATGGAACGCGGCGGCGCGCTGCTCGTTCGCCCGGACCAACACGTCGGCTGGCGCGCCTCGTCGCTCCCAGACAGGCCGGCGGACGACCTGCGCTCGGCAGTCGATCAGATCCTCGGAGGTGTCTCGTGA
- a CDS encoding TetR/AcrR family transcriptional regulator, with the protein MPARTRGYKKKERTRRQLVEAGVRALAAKGEGLTVSDVVAEAEVSNGTFYNYFPDREVFIDAVTEHSALSLAADAAKQPIEDPAERFALATMGMLRRARRDETWARVMLRLVSRPGSGLDLSRYLSEDLNEGYAQGRFSVGAEDAALDQVAGLVVMTMRRFVDGRAREGAEREAVERGLVALGVDAAEAAGLALRAEVSEGNGVE; encoded by the coding sequence ATGCCCGCCCGTACGCGGGGCTACAAGAAGAAGGAACGGACGCGACGCCAGCTGGTCGAAGCCGGCGTGCGCGCGCTCGCCGCGAAGGGCGAGGGGCTGACCGTGAGCGACGTCGTCGCGGAGGCCGAGGTCTCGAACGGCACCTTCTACAACTACTTCCCCGACCGCGAGGTGTTCATCGACGCGGTCACCGAGCACTCGGCGCTCTCTCTGGCGGCGGACGCCGCGAAGCAGCCGATCGAGGATCCCGCCGAGCGCTTCGCTCTCGCCACGATGGGCATGCTGCGCCGCGCGCGGAGGGACGAGACCTGGGCGCGCGTGATGCTGCGTCTGGTGAGTCGTCCGGGGTCGGGGCTCGATCTGAGTCGCTATCTGAGCGAGGACCTGAACGAGGGGTACGCGCAGGGGCGGTTTTCGGTCGGCGCGGAGGATGCGGCGCTCGATCAGGTCGCGGGGCTCGTCGTGATGACGATGCGGCGCTTCGTCGACGGCCGGGCGCGAGAGGGCGCGGAGCGCGAGGCGGTGGAGCGAGGGCTCGTGGCCCTCGGCGTGGACGCGGCCGAAGCCGCAGGACTCGCGCTCCGGGCGGAGGTCTCCGAGGGCAACGGCGTCGAGTAG
- a CDS encoding FAD-dependent monooxygenase, whose translation MPKPPEPKSVRRALIVGGGIAGLATAAGLHRSGIECEVLERRDDWAPTGAGIVMSVNAMAVLRRLEIAEEVEAAGHVLGAGAITNERGEPLSTGDFRSIAADHGPTVAIHRVALHEALLGAAKDVPISFGTTIDAMTERPDGIEVTLTDGRTREVDLVIGADGIRSAVRQHSIGPVDIRYTGHTCWRMAVPIPTRSITQDIMWGPGMEFGIVPIGSDHLYCFAVVHAPYGQPDPLEGRLERFRETFGVFGGQVPEILSSLQTPDQLIHDDLEYLAPCDRYRGRTVLVGDAAHAMPPNMGQGAAMALEDSAVLVEELTRAGEAPISERLGKFAGRRARRVRWVRSRSQRIGKIGMIANPLLRGLRNALVRRMPVNPVEQALRKLAEEPI comes from the coding sequence ATGCCCAAGCCCCCCGAACCGAAGTCCGTCCGCCGAGCGTTGATCGTAGGCGGGGGAATCGCAGGACTCGCCACCGCCGCAGGCCTCCACCGTTCGGGCATCGAGTGCGAAGTGCTCGAACGGCGCGACGACTGGGCGCCCACCGGCGCAGGGATCGTCATGAGCGTGAACGCCATGGCCGTGCTCCGGAGGCTCGAGATCGCGGAGGAGGTCGAAGCCGCGGGCCACGTCCTCGGTGCCGGTGCGATCACGAACGAACGGGGCGAGCCGCTCAGCACGGGTGATTTCCGGAGCATCGCCGCCGATCACGGCCCCACCGTCGCGATCCATCGCGTGGCGCTCCACGAAGCGCTCCTCGGCGCCGCGAAGGACGTTCCGATCTCGTTCGGAACGACGATCGACGCGATGACCGAACGGCCGGACGGGATCGAGGTGACCCTGACCGATGGACGCACGCGAGAGGTCGACCTGGTGATCGGTGCCGACGGCATCCGGTCCGCCGTGCGCCAGCATTCGATCGGTCCCGTCGACATCCGCTACACCGGTCATACCTGCTGGCGAATGGCCGTTCCGATTCCCACGCGCTCGATCACTCAGGACATCATGTGGGGGCCGGGCATGGAGTTCGGAATCGTTCCGATCGGGAGCGATCACCTGTACTGCTTCGCCGTCGTCCACGCGCCCTACGGCCAGCCGGACCCGCTCGAAGGGCGACTGGAACGCTTTCGAGAAACCTTCGGCGTCTTCGGGGGACAGGTTCCGGAGATCCTCTCTTCCCTCCAGACGCCCGACCAGCTGATCCATGACGATCTCGAGTACCTGGCCCCCTGCGACCGGTATCGCGGCCGAACCGTCCTCGTCGGCGACGCAGCCCATGCCATGCCGCCCAACATGGGCCAGGGGGCTGCCATGGCGCTCGAGGACTCGGCCGTCCTCGTGGAAGAGTTGACGAGGGCCGGGGAGGCGCCGATCTCCGAGCGGCTCGGGAAATTCGCGGGGCGGCGTGCGCGCCGCGTGCGTTGGGTGCGTTCCCGCTCTCAGCGGATAGGCAAGATCGGGATGATCGCGAACCCGCTGCTACGGGGCCTCCGCAACGCGCTCGTCCGGCGGATGCCCGTGAACCCGGTCGAGCAGGCGCTCCGCAAGCTCGCCGAGGAACCGATCTAG
- a CDS encoding TetR/AcrR family transcriptional regulator, producing MPRTTQNKTGGPGKARAPKQARSRRTLESLFDACTRLLDERAFVDVTVKDIVAEAGSSAGSFYARFESKHELLHALHARMHDSAREGVADAVERLDGAKLPPGPFAKLLVGSAVRLQAVHAGLLRAVLIESLTDRVFAQRGQQLVRDTGDALASALDAKGSSRARRARAIESALLAVMAILDQELFYGAALLGERRIRPAERIARLERIALAAMNLPNRST from the coding sequence ATGCCGCGCACGACGCAGAACAAGACCGGGGGGCCGGGGAAGGCCCGTGCGCCGAAGCAGGCGCGAAGCCGCCGCACCCTCGAATCGCTCTTCGACGCCTGCACGCGACTCCTCGACGAGCGGGCCTTCGTGGACGTCACCGTCAAGGACATCGTCGCCGAGGCAGGATCCTCGGCCGGCTCGTTCTACGCGCGCTTCGAGAGCAAGCACGAGCTCCTTCACGCCTTGCACGCGCGCATGCACGACAGTGCGCGCGAGGGTGTCGCCGACGCCGTCGAACGTCTCGATGGCGCCAAGCTACCGCCCGGACCGTTCGCGAAGCTGCTCGTCGGGAGCGCTGTCCGACTCCAGGCCGTCCACGCGGGCCTGCTTCGCGCCGTCCTGATCGAATCCCTGACGGATCGCGTCTTCGCCCAACGAGGGCAACAACTCGTTCGCGACACCGGCGACGCGCTCGCCTCCGCGCTGGACGCGAAGGGCTCGAGCCGAGCACGCAGGGCTCGAGCGATCGAGTCCGCCCTGCTGGCCGTCATGGCGATCCTCGATCAGGAGCTCTTCTACGGCGCCGCCCTGCTCGGCGAGCGACGCATTCGGCCGGCGGAGCGGATCGCCCGTCTCGAACGGATCGCGCTGGCGGCGATGAACCTGCCGAACCGATCGACCTGA
- a CDS encoding MAPEG family protein, with product MNSLVNSVTITPLYAALLGLVLLVLSGRVIASVRAKGVGIGDGGDADNLVIIRSQANFVEYVPMILLLIAFAEAGGASDAWIHGLGGTLLVGRILHPFGMSPSPDPKPARFIGTVSTLLVLLTVSILLLMQQM from the coding sequence ATGAACAGCCTCGTGAACAGCGTCACGATCACCCCTCTCTACGCCGCGCTCCTCGGCCTCGTCCTGCTCGTGCTGAGCGGACGCGTGATCGCCTCGGTTCGCGCGAAGGGCGTCGGAATCGGCGACGGCGGCGACGCGGACAATCTCGTCATCATCCGCAGCCAAGCGAACTTCGTCGAATACGTACCGATGATCCTCTTGCTGATCGCCTTCGCCGAAGCCGGGGGAGCTTCGGATGCGTGGATCCACGGCCTCGGCGGCACGCTGCTCGTCGGCCGAATCCTCCACCCCTTCGGCATGTCGCCGAGCCCGGACCCGAAGCCGGCCCGCTTCATCGGGACGGTGTCGACGCTTCTGGTGCTGCTGACCGTGTCGATCCTGCTGCTGATGCAGCAGATGTAG
- a CDS encoding helix-turn-helix transcriptional regulator, whose product MSGAPDETSAALYNGVRRVLERMGIALEFATAVRGESRAPHTAKRALLDAALGHGGPHLILSLGEKLMRARSDPSVTVLRRATDPADALLRWQRLERFFHSRHRTETLDASEHGFGARHAATQGEAPAPVDDLLIAGIVLALIRAAGGRGVRARFGDGVPFVSGDEPCLARLSDTTDSATWWLEWDRLERPVPPTADEPPTDPEALEARLRVEFTRDPARAWTVADLASRCGMSARTLQRRLEAAGTNAGTLVRELRGRHAARMLAETEASLAQIGFASGYADQAHFGREFKRCIGMPPGRYRSML is encoded by the coding sequence TTGAGCGGCGCTCCCGACGAGACGAGCGCCGCCCTCTACAACGGCGTCCGACGCGTACTCGAGCGGATGGGGATCGCGCTCGAATTCGCGACGGCCGTCCGGGGCGAGTCCCGGGCGCCCCACACCGCGAAGCGCGCGCTCCTGGATGCGGCGCTCGGTCACGGCGGTCCGCACCTGATCCTCTCCCTCGGCGAGAAACTGATGCGCGCGCGCTCCGACCCATCGGTCACCGTGCTTCGCCGCGCGACCGATCCCGCCGACGCGCTTCTCCGCTGGCAGCGCCTCGAACGGTTCTTCCACTCCCGACACCGGACCGAGACCCTCGACGCCTCGGAGCATGGGTTCGGCGCTCGCCACGCCGCGACCCAGGGCGAGGCGCCAGCGCCCGTCGACGACCTGCTGATCGCCGGGATCGTCCTCGCCCTGATCCGAGCAGCCGGCGGGCGCGGAGTGCGCGCACGATTCGGGGACGGCGTTCCCTTCGTTTCGGGCGACGAGCCCTGCCTGGCAAGGCTCTCCGACACGACCGACAGCGCGACCTGGTGGCTCGAGTGGGATCGCCTCGAGCGGCCGGTCCCACCGACGGCCGACGAACCGCCGACGGATCCCGAAGCCCTCGAGGCCCGCCTGCGCGTCGAGTTCACGCGCGACCCCGCACGCGCCTGGACCGTCGCCGATCTCGCCAGCCGCTGCGGTATGAGCGCGCGCACCCTGCAGCGCCGCCTCGAAGCCGCCGGAACGAACGCAGGCACGCTCGTTCGCGAGCTTCGCGGTCGCCACGCCGCACGAATGCTGGCGGAGACGGAGGCCTCCCTCGCACAGATCGGCTTCGCTTCGGGGTACGCGGACCAGGCCCACTTCGGCCGCGAGTTCAAGCGCTGTATCGGCATGCCGCCCGGGCGATACCGGTCGATGCTCTGA